A window from Drosophila yakuba strain Tai18E2 chromosome 3L, Prin_Dyak_Tai18E2_2.1, whole genome shotgun sequence encodes these proteins:
- the LOC6534174 gene encoding centrosomal protein of 135 kDa isoform X3 — translation MNINDGDFKDLRCKLDIMGFTQTLPVLAIPLVQAIFGDLIKTTECLRDTKKKVAELLEEKTCWELGVEPYKCDNSRLLAECNELHLQFLRDREDYELRLCESERKIRNLESDKQHLQSHNDGLQCQLDALLTKQMVSTVTNKKSQAGIGRQTKKPFISTVRSGNVLPTVLGTSSTALKCTKCNAGVFQKTTTTTKDGVTVTQTSGQEELDKMQNDLTAAREQLEFFKRKVEARNREIRRLNDMLAGGRPPAALAKDCCYKDVGALSQDIDLLQREKSDLMLQVREFQDKMHDAMQRALSSEEDKIKLQTQLEELKEAALQVEHQANAEIDAKELELRQLQLELKKKGRDHRLAGGFASNQSDKHNLNERLNVLTRREEELEATNEKHKKKLQKMQAKILELQKELKDQNKHSNVTLDEEKIRLSSERDFFQKEYLRLMSKSGSESEIAFLHAQIKSKDEELRALRSELFPGGKLQFSPLKSVQYETLPPATASSSASTANSSRSDCVQAAIARVERERDCARSELERVRCERDTLREKQLCTVQLHAEELQALRVRNEELNDRLRQMERDNRELNSARVPTETNLVLLKDDLVQMRQRVAAMQSEIDKLKDENGQITMLNDQNERIIADYQSKLMVAERQRQSADVRASTLDSSRETNRSEVTQLRMDIGALRQTYISLEHEKDTLLHQLDTKTERAYKLEYELKDCKEKRNALEQNVKDLEDQVRKLTNRNRQRDSELTETSTESKTLRQQIVALKASRDEAIAENRRLMDKLSDGQVEARTLQKKLEESEKQVANMKQQLHKYVQEVKKAEDLLTQKVCSQFKEKERDEMLDHYHCLTQGQATLEGNNQSLECEAVEFRRQICELECEVRSLKDQLHCRQCALEDLEMQLTAARASVRCVERELEDARDEIRVQKVDLEARKELCDKLDVERSKLNAELNEVHDIRKKSTTLSNNPLTINCASGKTMRTTAR, via the exons ATGAATATCAACGATGGCGACTTTAAGGACCTTCGCTGCAAACTGGACATCATGGGTTTCACACAGACGCTGCCCGTTTTGGCCATTCCTCTGGTTCAG GCTATTTTCGGGGACCTAATCAAGACCACAGAATGTCTGCGGGATACCAAGAAAAAGGTGGCCGAGCTGCTGGAG GAAAAGACCTGTTGGGAGCTGGGCGTCGAACCCTACAAGTGTGACAACTCTCGCCTGCTGGCCGAGTGCAATGAACTGCATCTCCAGTTCTTGAGGGACAGGGAGGACTACGAGCTGCGCCTGTGTG AGTCCGAGCGGAAGATCCGAAATCTGGAGTCGGACAAGCAGCACTTGCAAAGCCACAATGATGGGCTTCAATGCCAACTGGACGCTTTGCTCACCAAGCAAATGGTTTCAACCGTCACTAACAAAAAGTCGCAGGCTGGCATTGGTCGACAGA CCAAAAAACCCTTCATAAGCACAGTGCGTTCGGGCAATGTGCTGCCAACTGTACTGGGCACCAGCTCCACTGCTCtaaaatgcacaaaatgcaATGCTGGGGTATTCCAGAAgaccaccacaaccaccaaaGATGGTGTGACAGTGACGCAAACCAGTGGCCAGGAGGAGCTAGACAAGATGCAGAACGATCTTACGGCAGCCAGAGAGCAACTGGAGTTCTTCAAACGCAAAGTGGAGGCCAGAAATCGGGAGATTCGCCGCTTAAACGACATGCTAGCAGGAGGAAGGCCTCCAGCAGCTTTGGCCAAGGATTGCTGTTACAAGGATGTGGGCGCCCTCTCCCAGGACATCGATCTGTTGCAACGCGAGAAGAGCGATTTGATGTTGCAAGTTCGCGAATTCCAGGACAAGATGCACGATGCCATGCAGCGGGCTTTGAGCTCCGAGGAGGACAAAATAAAGCTTCAAACACAGCTGGAGGAACTAAAGGAGGCTGCTTTGCAAGTGGAACATCAGGCCAATGCGGAGATTGATGCCAAGGAACTGGAACTTAGGCAACTGCAGTTGGAGCTTAAGAAGAAGGGCAGGGATCACCGACTGGCCGGTGGCTTTGCTTCTAACCAAAGTGACAAGCATAATCTTAATGAACGTTTGAATGTTTTGACTCGTCGTGAAGAGGAACTGGAGGCCACCAATGAAAAGCATAAAAAGAAACTTCAGAAAATGCAAGCCAAGATTTTGGAGCTGCAAAAGGAGCTCAAAGATCAGAATAAACATTCCAACGTCACTCTGGATGAAGAGAAAATACGCCTGTCATCTGAGAGGGACTTCTTCCAGAAGGAGTACTTGCGCCTGATGAGCAAGTCCGGATCCGAGTCAGAGATCGCCTTCTTGCACGCCCAAATCAAATCCAAGGACGAGGAGTTAAGGGCCCTGCGATCTGAATTGTTCCCTGGAGGAAAGCTGCAGTTTTCACCACTGAAGAGTGTACAGTATGAGACACTGCCACCAGCCACTGCTTCATCCAGTGCTTCCACCGCCAATAGCAGTCGCAGTGACTGCGTCCAGGCGGCCATTGCAAGGGTGGAGCGAGAACGCGACTGTGCCAGGTCCGAGCTTGAACGGGTTCGCTGCGAGCGGGATACCCTGCGGGAGAAGCAACTGTGCACTGTTCAACTTCACGCCGAGGAGCTGCAGGCGCTGCGCGTGCGCAACGAAGAGCTCAATGACCGCCTGCGGCAGATGGAGCGGGATAATCGGGAACTTAACTCGGCTCGCGTGCCAACTGAAACGAATCTGGTGCTGCTTAAGGACGATTTGGTTCAGATGCGGCAGCGTGTGGCCGCCATGCAAAGCGAAATTGATAAGCTTAAGGACGAAAATGGTCAAATAAC CATGCTCAACGATCAAAATGAACGCATCATAGCGGATTATCAGAGTAAGCTTATGGTTGCCGAACGTCAACGACAGTCGGCGGATGTTCGGGCAAGCACCTTGGACTCCAGCCGGGAAACCAATCGCAGCGAGGTCACTCAACTCCGCATGGACATAGGAGCTCTGCGGCAGACTTACATATCCCTAGAACACGAAAAGGATACACTGCTG CATCAATTGGATACTAAAACGGAGCGGGCATACAAACTGGAGTATGAGCTAAAGGATTgcaaagaaaagcgaaatgCTCTAGAGCAGAATGTGAAGGATCTCGAGGATCAAGTGCG AAAACTGACCAACAGGAACCGGCAGCGCGACTCAGAACTGACGGAGACCTCCACGGAAAGTAAAACGCTGCGCCAGCAGATTGTGGCACTCAAAGCCAGTCGCGATGAGGCAATAGCAGAGAATCG CCGGTTGATGGACAAATTGAGCGATGGCCAAGTGGAGGCCAGGACGTTGCAAAAGAAGCTGGAGGAATCCGAGAAGCAGGTGGCCAACAtgaagcagcagctgcacaaGTACGTCCAGGAGGTCAAGAAGGCCGAGGATTTGCTCACCCAGAAG GTGTGCTCTCAATTCAAGGAAAAGGAGCGCGATGAGATGCTGGATCACTACCACTGTCTAACCCAAGGCCAAGCGACTCTGGAGGGTAATAACCAAAGTCTGGAGTGCGAGGCGGTTGAGTTCAG GCGACAGATCTGCGAGCTGGAGTGCGAGGTGCGCAGCCTGAAGGATCAGCTGCACTGTCGCCAGTGCGCACTTGAGGATTTGGAGATGCAGCTGACCGCCGCCCGTGCCTCAGTGCGTTGTGTGGAAAGGGAGCTGGAGGACGCCCGCGATGAGATCCGTGTGCAGAAGGTGGATCTGGAGGCGCGCAAGGAGCTGTGCGATAAACTGGATGTGGAGAGGAGCAAGCTCAATGCGGAGCTGAATGAAGTGCATGACATTCGCAAAAAG TCTACTACGCTTTCTAACAATCCTCTAACCATTAATTGCGCTT ctggaaaaacaaTGCGAACAACTGCGCGATGA
- the LOC6534174 gene encoding centrosomal protein of 135 kDa isoform X2: MNINDGDFKDLRCKLDIMGFTQTLPVLAIPLVQAIFGDLIKTTECLRDTKKKVAELLEEKTCWELGVEPYKCDNSRLLAECNELHLQFLRDREDYELRLCESERKIRNLESDKQHLQSHNDGLQCQLDALLTKQMVSTVTNKKSQAGIGRQTKKPFISTVRSGNVLPTVLGTSSTALKCTKCNAGVFQKTTTTTKDGVTVTQTSGQEELDKMQNDLTAAREQLEFFKRKVEARNREIRRLNDMLAGGRPPAALAKDCCYKDVGALSQDIDLLQREKSDLMLQVREFQDKMHDAMQRALSSEEDKIKLQTQLEELKEAALQVEHQANAEIDAKELELRQLQLELKKKGRDHRLAGGFASNQSDKHNLNERLNVLTRREEELEATNEKHKKKLQKMQAKILELQKELKDQNKHSNVTLDEEKIRLSSERDFFQKEYLRLMSKSGSESEIAFLHAQIKSKDEELRALRSELFPGGKLQFSPLKSVQYETLPPATASSSASTANSSRSDCVQAAIARVERERDCARSELERVRCERDTLREKQLCTVQLHAEELQALRVRNEELNDRLRQMERDNRELNSARVPTETNLVLLKDDLVQMRQRVAAMQSEIDKLKDENGQITMLNDQNERIIADYQSKLMVAERQRQSADVRASTLDSSRETNRSEVTQLRMDIGALRQTYISLEHEKDTLLHQLDTKTERAYKLEYELKDCKEKRNALEQNVKDLEDQVRKLTNRNRQRDSELTETSTESKTLRQQIVALKASRDEAIAENRRLMDKLSDGQVEARTLQKKLEESEKQVANMKQQLHKYVQEVKKAEDLLTQKEKERDEMLDHYHCLTQGQATLEGNNQSLECEAVEFRRQICELECEVRSLKDQLHCRQCALEDLEMQLTAARASVRCVERELEDARDEIRVQKVDLEARKELCDKLDVERSKLNAELNEVHDIRKKLEKQCEQLRDELQQSAALNQVTTETTDLMLGRLHNDQQRQEDDDIRSKNEMDRLQRQLQQTLDLLQEERARSRRQEELADKFEQQVRDLRRNLADDRYNQARTREVSPRVPPKTL, translated from the exons ATGAATATCAACGATGGCGACTTTAAGGACCTTCGCTGCAAACTGGACATCATGGGTTTCACACAGACGCTGCCCGTTTTGGCCATTCCTCTGGTTCAG GCTATTTTCGGGGACCTAATCAAGACCACAGAATGTCTGCGGGATACCAAGAAAAAGGTGGCCGAGCTGCTGGAG GAAAAGACCTGTTGGGAGCTGGGCGTCGAACCCTACAAGTGTGACAACTCTCGCCTGCTGGCCGAGTGCAATGAACTGCATCTCCAGTTCTTGAGGGACAGGGAGGACTACGAGCTGCGCCTGTGTG AGTCCGAGCGGAAGATCCGAAATCTGGAGTCGGACAAGCAGCACTTGCAAAGCCACAATGATGGGCTTCAATGCCAACTGGACGCTTTGCTCACCAAGCAAATGGTTTCAACCGTCACTAACAAAAAGTCGCAGGCTGGCATTGGTCGACAGA CCAAAAAACCCTTCATAAGCACAGTGCGTTCGGGCAATGTGCTGCCAACTGTACTGGGCACCAGCTCCACTGCTCtaaaatgcacaaaatgcaATGCTGGGGTATTCCAGAAgaccaccacaaccaccaaaGATGGTGTGACAGTGACGCAAACCAGTGGCCAGGAGGAGCTAGACAAGATGCAGAACGATCTTACGGCAGCCAGAGAGCAACTGGAGTTCTTCAAACGCAAAGTGGAGGCCAGAAATCGGGAGATTCGCCGCTTAAACGACATGCTAGCAGGAGGAAGGCCTCCAGCAGCTTTGGCCAAGGATTGCTGTTACAAGGATGTGGGCGCCCTCTCCCAGGACATCGATCTGTTGCAACGCGAGAAGAGCGATTTGATGTTGCAAGTTCGCGAATTCCAGGACAAGATGCACGATGCCATGCAGCGGGCTTTGAGCTCCGAGGAGGACAAAATAAAGCTTCAAACACAGCTGGAGGAACTAAAGGAGGCTGCTTTGCAAGTGGAACATCAGGCCAATGCGGAGATTGATGCCAAGGAACTGGAACTTAGGCAACTGCAGTTGGAGCTTAAGAAGAAGGGCAGGGATCACCGACTGGCCGGTGGCTTTGCTTCTAACCAAAGTGACAAGCATAATCTTAATGAACGTTTGAATGTTTTGACTCGTCGTGAAGAGGAACTGGAGGCCACCAATGAAAAGCATAAAAAGAAACTTCAGAAAATGCAAGCCAAGATTTTGGAGCTGCAAAAGGAGCTCAAAGATCAGAATAAACATTCCAACGTCACTCTGGATGAAGAGAAAATACGCCTGTCATCTGAGAGGGACTTCTTCCAGAAGGAGTACTTGCGCCTGATGAGCAAGTCCGGATCCGAGTCAGAGATCGCCTTCTTGCACGCCCAAATCAAATCCAAGGACGAGGAGTTAAGGGCCCTGCGATCTGAATTGTTCCCTGGAGGAAAGCTGCAGTTTTCACCACTGAAGAGTGTACAGTATGAGACACTGCCACCAGCCACTGCTTCATCCAGTGCTTCCACCGCCAATAGCAGTCGCAGTGACTGCGTCCAGGCGGCCATTGCAAGGGTGGAGCGAGAACGCGACTGTGCCAGGTCCGAGCTTGAACGGGTTCGCTGCGAGCGGGATACCCTGCGGGAGAAGCAACTGTGCACTGTTCAACTTCACGCCGAGGAGCTGCAGGCGCTGCGCGTGCGCAACGAAGAGCTCAATGACCGCCTGCGGCAGATGGAGCGGGATAATCGGGAACTTAACTCGGCTCGCGTGCCAACTGAAACGAATCTGGTGCTGCTTAAGGACGATTTGGTTCAGATGCGGCAGCGTGTGGCCGCCATGCAAAGCGAAATTGATAAGCTTAAGGACGAAAATGGTCAAATAAC CATGCTCAACGATCAAAATGAACGCATCATAGCGGATTATCAGAGTAAGCTTATGGTTGCCGAACGTCAACGACAGTCGGCGGATGTTCGGGCAAGCACCTTGGACTCCAGCCGGGAAACCAATCGCAGCGAGGTCACTCAACTCCGCATGGACATAGGAGCTCTGCGGCAGACTTACATATCCCTAGAACACGAAAAGGATACACTGCTG CATCAATTGGATACTAAAACGGAGCGGGCATACAAACTGGAGTATGAGCTAAAGGATTgcaaagaaaagcgaaatgCTCTAGAGCAGAATGTGAAGGATCTCGAGGATCAAGTGCG AAAACTGACCAACAGGAACCGGCAGCGCGACTCAGAACTGACGGAGACCTCCACGGAAAGTAAAACGCTGCGCCAGCAGATTGTGGCACTCAAAGCCAGTCGCGATGAGGCAATAGCAGAGAATCG CCGGTTGATGGACAAATTGAGCGATGGCCAAGTGGAGGCCAGGACGTTGCAAAAGAAGCTGGAGGAATCCGAGAAGCAGGTGGCCAACAtgaagcagcagctgcacaaGTACGTCCAGGAGGTCAAGAAGGCCGAGGATTTGCTCACCCAGAAG GAAAAGGAGCGCGATGAGATGCTGGATCACTACCACTGTCTAACCCAAGGCCAAGCGACTCTGGAGGGTAATAACCAAAGTCTGGAGTGCGAGGCGGTTGAGTTCAG GCGACAGATCTGCGAGCTGGAGTGCGAGGTGCGCAGCCTGAAGGATCAGCTGCACTGTCGCCAGTGCGCACTTGAGGATTTGGAGATGCAGCTGACCGCCGCCCGTGCCTCAGTGCGTTGTGTGGAAAGGGAGCTGGAGGACGCCCGCGATGAGATCCGTGTGCAGAAGGTGGATCTGGAGGCGCGCAAGGAGCTGTGCGATAAACTGGATGTGGAGAGGAGCAAGCTCAATGCGGAGCTGAATGAAGTGCATGACATTCGCAAAAAG ctggaaaaacaaTGCGAACAACTGCGCGATGAACTGCAGCAGAGTGCGGCTCTTAATCAGGTCACCACCGAAACCACTGATCTCATGCTCGGGCGTTTGCACAATGATCAGCAACGTCAGGAAGACGATGACATTAGGTCCAAAAACGAAATGGACCGACTGCAACGTCAGCTCCAGCAAACTTTG GATCTGCTGCAGGAGGAGCGCGCCCGCTCCAGGCGCCAGGAGGAGTTGGCGGACAAGTTCGAGCAACAGGTGCGCGACCTGCGTCGCAATCTCGCCGATGATCGCTACAATCAGGCTAGAACACGTGAGGTTAGTCCGCGGGTGCCACCAAAGACTCTTTAA
- the LOC6534174 gene encoding centrosomal protein of 135 kDa isoform X1 has translation MNINDGDFKDLRCKLDIMGFTQTLPVLAIPLVQAIFGDLIKTTECLRDTKKKVAELLEEKTCWELGVEPYKCDNSRLLAECNELHLQFLRDREDYELRLCESERKIRNLESDKQHLQSHNDGLQCQLDALLTKQMVSTVTNKKSQAGIGRQTKKPFISTVRSGNVLPTVLGTSSTALKCTKCNAGVFQKTTTTTKDGVTVTQTSGQEELDKMQNDLTAAREQLEFFKRKVEARNREIRRLNDMLAGGRPPAALAKDCCYKDVGALSQDIDLLQREKSDLMLQVREFQDKMHDAMQRALSSEEDKIKLQTQLEELKEAALQVEHQANAEIDAKELELRQLQLELKKKGRDHRLAGGFASNQSDKHNLNERLNVLTRREEELEATNEKHKKKLQKMQAKILELQKELKDQNKHSNVTLDEEKIRLSSERDFFQKEYLRLMSKSGSESEIAFLHAQIKSKDEELRALRSELFPGGKLQFSPLKSVQYETLPPATASSSASTANSSRSDCVQAAIARVERERDCARSELERVRCERDTLREKQLCTVQLHAEELQALRVRNEELNDRLRQMERDNRELNSARVPTETNLVLLKDDLVQMRQRVAAMQSEIDKLKDENGQITMLNDQNERIIADYQSKLMVAERQRQSADVRASTLDSSRETNRSEVTQLRMDIGALRQTYISLEHEKDTLLHQLDTKTERAYKLEYELKDCKEKRNALEQNVKDLEDQVRKLTNRNRQRDSELTETSTESKTLRQQIVALKASRDEAIAENRRLMDKLSDGQVEARTLQKKLEESEKQVANMKQQLHKYVQEVKKAEDLLTQKVCSQFKEKERDEMLDHYHCLTQGQATLEGNNQSLECEAVEFRRQICELECEVRSLKDQLHCRQCALEDLEMQLTAARASVRCVERELEDARDEIRVQKVDLEARKELCDKLDVERSKLNAELNEVHDIRKKLEKQCEQLRDELQQSAALNQVTTETTDLMLGRLHNDQQRQEDDDIRSKNEMDRLQRQLQQTLDLLQEERARSRRQEELADKFEQQVRDLRRNLADDRYNQARTREVSPRVPPKTL, from the exons ATGAATATCAACGATGGCGACTTTAAGGACCTTCGCTGCAAACTGGACATCATGGGTTTCACACAGACGCTGCCCGTTTTGGCCATTCCTCTGGTTCAG GCTATTTTCGGGGACCTAATCAAGACCACAGAATGTCTGCGGGATACCAAGAAAAAGGTGGCCGAGCTGCTGGAG GAAAAGACCTGTTGGGAGCTGGGCGTCGAACCCTACAAGTGTGACAACTCTCGCCTGCTGGCCGAGTGCAATGAACTGCATCTCCAGTTCTTGAGGGACAGGGAGGACTACGAGCTGCGCCTGTGTG AGTCCGAGCGGAAGATCCGAAATCTGGAGTCGGACAAGCAGCACTTGCAAAGCCACAATGATGGGCTTCAATGCCAACTGGACGCTTTGCTCACCAAGCAAATGGTTTCAACCGTCACTAACAAAAAGTCGCAGGCTGGCATTGGTCGACAGA CCAAAAAACCCTTCATAAGCACAGTGCGTTCGGGCAATGTGCTGCCAACTGTACTGGGCACCAGCTCCACTGCTCtaaaatgcacaaaatgcaATGCTGGGGTATTCCAGAAgaccaccacaaccaccaaaGATGGTGTGACAGTGACGCAAACCAGTGGCCAGGAGGAGCTAGACAAGATGCAGAACGATCTTACGGCAGCCAGAGAGCAACTGGAGTTCTTCAAACGCAAAGTGGAGGCCAGAAATCGGGAGATTCGCCGCTTAAACGACATGCTAGCAGGAGGAAGGCCTCCAGCAGCTTTGGCCAAGGATTGCTGTTACAAGGATGTGGGCGCCCTCTCCCAGGACATCGATCTGTTGCAACGCGAGAAGAGCGATTTGATGTTGCAAGTTCGCGAATTCCAGGACAAGATGCACGATGCCATGCAGCGGGCTTTGAGCTCCGAGGAGGACAAAATAAAGCTTCAAACACAGCTGGAGGAACTAAAGGAGGCTGCTTTGCAAGTGGAACATCAGGCCAATGCGGAGATTGATGCCAAGGAACTGGAACTTAGGCAACTGCAGTTGGAGCTTAAGAAGAAGGGCAGGGATCACCGACTGGCCGGTGGCTTTGCTTCTAACCAAAGTGACAAGCATAATCTTAATGAACGTTTGAATGTTTTGACTCGTCGTGAAGAGGAACTGGAGGCCACCAATGAAAAGCATAAAAAGAAACTTCAGAAAATGCAAGCCAAGATTTTGGAGCTGCAAAAGGAGCTCAAAGATCAGAATAAACATTCCAACGTCACTCTGGATGAAGAGAAAATACGCCTGTCATCTGAGAGGGACTTCTTCCAGAAGGAGTACTTGCGCCTGATGAGCAAGTCCGGATCCGAGTCAGAGATCGCCTTCTTGCACGCCCAAATCAAATCCAAGGACGAGGAGTTAAGGGCCCTGCGATCTGAATTGTTCCCTGGAGGAAAGCTGCAGTTTTCACCACTGAAGAGTGTACAGTATGAGACACTGCCACCAGCCACTGCTTCATCCAGTGCTTCCACCGCCAATAGCAGTCGCAGTGACTGCGTCCAGGCGGCCATTGCAAGGGTGGAGCGAGAACGCGACTGTGCCAGGTCCGAGCTTGAACGGGTTCGCTGCGAGCGGGATACCCTGCGGGAGAAGCAACTGTGCACTGTTCAACTTCACGCCGAGGAGCTGCAGGCGCTGCGCGTGCGCAACGAAGAGCTCAATGACCGCCTGCGGCAGATGGAGCGGGATAATCGGGAACTTAACTCGGCTCGCGTGCCAACTGAAACGAATCTGGTGCTGCTTAAGGACGATTTGGTTCAGATGCGGCAGCGTGTGGCCGCCATGCAAAGCGAAATTGATAAGCTTAAGGACGAAAATGGTCAAATAAC CATGCTCAACGATCAAAATGAACGCATCATAGCGGATTATCAGAGTAAGCTTATGGTTGCCGAACGTCAACGACAGTCGGCGGATGTTCGGGCAAGCACCTTGGACTCCAGCCGGGAAACCAATCGCAGCGAGGTCACTCAACTCCGCATGGACATAGGAGCTCTGCGGCAGACTTACATATCCCTAGAACACGAAAAGGATACACTGCTG CATCAATTGGATACTAAAACGGAGCGGGCATACAAACTGGAGTATGAGCTAAAGGATTgcaaagaaaagcgaaatgCTCTAGAGCAGAATGTGAAGGATCTCGAGGATCAAGTGCG AAAACTGACCAACAGGAACCGGCAGCGCGACTCAGAACTGACGGAGACCTCCACGGAAAGTAAAACGCTGCGCCAGCAGATTGTGGCACTCAAAGCCAGTCGCGATGAGGCAATAGCAGAGAATCG CCGGTTGATGGACAAATTGAGCGATGGCCAAGTGGAGGCCAGGACGTTGCAAAAGAAGCTGGAGGAATCCGAGAAGCAGGTGGCCAACAtgaagcagcagctgcacaaGTACGTCCAGGAGGTCAAGAAGGCCGAGGATTTGCTCACCCAGAAG GTGTGCTCTCAATTCAAGGAAAAGGAGCGCGATGAGATGCTGGATCACTACCACTGTCTAACCCAAGGCCAAGCGACTCTGGAGGGTAATAACCAAAGTCTGGAGTGCGAGGCGGTTGAGTTCAG GCGACAGATCTGCGAGCTGGAGTGCGAGGTGCGCAGCCTGAAGGATCAGCTGCACTGTCGCCAGTGCGCACTTGAGGATTTGGAGATGCAGCTGACCGCCGCCCGTGCCTCAGTGCGTTGTGTGGAAAGGGAGCTGGAGGACGCCCGCGATGAGATCCGTGTGCAGAAGGTGGATCTGGAGGCGCGCAAGGAGCTGTGCGATAAACTGGATGTGGAGAGGAGCAAGCTCAATGCGGAGCTGAATGAAGTGCATGACATTCGCAAAAAG ctggaaaaacaaTGCGAACAACTGCGCGATGAACTGCAGCAGAGTGCGGCTCTTAATCAGGTCACCACCGAAACCACTGATCTCATGCTCGGGCGTTTGCACAATGATCAGCAACGTCAGGAAGACGATGACATTAGGTCCAAAAACGAAATGGACCGACTGCAACGTCAGCTCCAGCAAACTTTG GATCTGCTGCAGGAGGAGCGCGCCCGCTCCAGGCGCCAGGAGGAGTTGGCGGACAAGTTCGAGCAACAGGTGCGCGACCTGCGTCGCAATCTCGCCGATGATCGCTACAATCAGGCTAGAACACGTGAGGTTAGTCCGCGGGTGCCACCAAAGACTCTTTAA